A single window of Gossypium arboreum isolate Shixiya-1 chromosome 13, ASM2569848v2, whole genome shotgun sequence DNA harbors:
- the LOC108462353 gene encoding protein ENHANCED DISEASE RESISTANCE 4-like: MEDYLPDFAPYFGFFVFAAKNRKAIVENTSLLQETPAAGSDILVQVSEDGESSSSSPQEVHLSREVGSRSGKLDENLSTGGHYNDQNKSGDTDYKREKLDENGSNEGLQNGSRRLKLEPSEHCKVSIEAEENNKTLRLEGAYLELKTTNEIASNIRGSSFDDPCAAREAAGEVTSSDNFFSSPNEHMEQPWSSEHRGFDHVRSIDSLGSLDYFSPSSELSDPDLESTATRTSHAYDGSMSSYDGMDDQFLVPVETLKRDKMLANGLMTCNARNRSLNLSAKKRYGTTKSSKCHRDEALDPAMHQRLPRSQTKLVRDEYRSRIPFSQRAYESAGPSHDEFHEYREHENMKLLRMVHELQDQISKTCNLNGRISRGRASIDIPCRQKHFPTYYYPEEENFYPRPWPRSEQLPPPMFRHNRGFYRHHSGLSCYNCNNYYPSSPQRYFESDFSRWSHKFISGDHKSKRYPKEKHNSVKRQCRAMAGGAPFVTCYHCFKPLELPTDFQLSEKRFHQLRCGACLKVLTFSLRNGIHIIPYEPVGSRNVDQVKSRPAVMRPAC; the protein is encoded by the coding sequence ATGGAAGATTACCTTCCTGATTTTGCTCCTTATTTTGGTTTCTTCGTGTTTGCAGCCAAAAATCGAAAAGCTATTGTTGAAAACACGTCCCTCTTGCAAGAAACACCAGCTGCTGGTTCGGATATATTGGTTCAAGTGTCTGAAGATGGAGAATCTAGCAGCTCGTCTCCTCAAGAGGTTCACTTGAGTCGTGAAGTTGGCTCTCGAAGTGGGAAACTTGATGAGAACTTATCCACTGGAGGGCATTATAATGATCAAAATAAGTCCGGTGATACCGATTATAAACGTGAAAAGCTCGATGAAAATGGATCGAATGAAGGGCTGCAAAATGGAAGCAGGCGGTTGAAGTTGGAACCTTCGGAACATTGCAAAGTTTCTATTGAAGCAGAGGAAAACAACAAGACATTGCGGTTAGAAGGTGCATATTTGGAATTGAAGACTACTAACGAGATCGCTTCCAACATCCGAGGATCGAGCTTTGACGACCCGTGTGCTGCACGAGAAGCAGCAGGGGAAGTCACTTCATCAGATAATTTTTTCTCTTCTCCTAATGAACATATGGAGCAACCTTGGAGTAGTGAACATCGAGGTTTTGACCATGTAAGGTCTATAGATTCTCTCGGATCCCTGGATTATTTCAGCCCTAGTTCGGAGCTCAGTGATCCAGATCTGGAATCCACTGCCACAAGAACCTCTCATGCTTATGATGGTAGTATGTCTTCATATGATGGAATGGATGATCAATTCCTTGTTCCAGTAGAAACGCTAAAAAGGGATAAAATGCTTGCCAATGGCTTGATGACTTGTAATGCAAGAAACCGCTCGTTAAATTTATCCGCTAAGAAGCGTTATGGCACTACGAAATCCAGCAAATGTCATCGAGATGAAGCCTTAGATCCTGCAATGCATCAGCGTCTTCCCAGAAGCCAGACCAAACTAGTGAGAGATGAATATCGGTCTCGAATACCTTTCTCTCAAAGGGCTTACGAAAGCGCTGGTCCTTCACACGATGAGTTCCACGAGTACCGTGAACACGAGAACATGAAATTGTTACGAATGGTGCACGAGCTGCAGGATCAAATTAGCAAAACATGCAATCTGAACGGAAGAATATCTCGAGGAAGGGCTTCCATCGATATACCTTGTAGGCAAAAGCATTTTCCTACATATTACTATCCTGAGGAAGAAAATTTTTATCCTCGACCATGGCCAAGATCAGAACAGTTGCCTCCTCCGATGTTTAGACATAACCGGGGATTTTATAGACATCACTCCGGTCTTAGTTGTTATAATTGCAACAACTATTACCCCTCTAGTCCCCAAAGATATTTCGAGTCCGATTTTTCTCGTTGGAGCCACAAATTTATATCCGGTGATCACAAGTCGAAGAGGTACCCGAAGGAGAAACATAATTCAGTTAAGCGACAATGTCGGGCCATGGCCGGCGGAGCACCTTTCGTAACATGTTATCATTGCTTCAAACCATTGGAGTTACCTACTGATTTTCAACTTTCCGAAAAGAGGTTCCATCAGCTAAGATGTGGTGCTTGTTTAAAGGTACTTACGTTTTCTCTTCGAAACGGGATTCATATCATTCCTTACGAACCAGTCGGTAGCAGGAACGTCGACCAAGTGAAGTCGAGGCCTGCAGTGATGCGGCCAGCATGTTGA